A single genomic interval of Octopus bimaculoides isolate UCB-OBI-ISO-001 chromosome 10, ASM119413v2, whole genome shotgun sequence harbors:
- the LOC106874537 gene encoding cytosolic carboxypeptidase 6-like has translation MNLSTGTAQPYTEQGYMKLGRNLARTFLDYYKLSGHITDKPCPNLLLLPKAASNPSFVNREREKDKEKLVENHSEAWLFDDHFSTHGFQ, from the exons ATGAATCTATCAACTGGAACAGCACAACCTTATACAGAACAAGGAT ATATGAAACTGGGTCGCAACTTGGCAAGGACATTCCTCGATTATTACAAACTCTCTGGACACATCACAGATAAGCCTTGCCCgaaccttctcctcctccctaaAGCAGCTTCAAATCCTAGCTTTGTCAACcgagagagggaaaaagataaGGAAAAGCTGGTTGAGAATCACAGTGAAGCCTGGTTGTTTGATGATCA